One Nerophis ophidion isolate RoL-2023_Sa linkage group LG23, RoL_Noph_v1.0, whole genome shotgun sequence genomic window carries:
- the rpl23 gene encoding large ribosomal subunit protein uL14, with the protein MSKRGRGGSSGAKFRISLGLPVGAVINCADNTGAKNLYIISVKGIKGRLNRLPAAGVGDMVMATVKKGKPELRKKVHPAVVIRQRKSYRRKDGVFLYFEDNAGVIVNNKGEMKGSAITGPVAKECADLWPRIASNAGSIA; encoded by the exons GACGTGGTGGCTCCTCCGGGGCCAAGTTCCGCATCTCGTTGGGTCTTCCAGTGGGAGCAGTTATTAACTGTGCAGACAACACAG GTGCCAAGAACCTGTACATCATCTCTGTGAAGGGCATCAAAGGTCGCCTTAACCGCCTGCCTGCAGCAGGAGTGGGAGACATGGTGATGGCAACTGTCAAGAAGGGCAAGCCAGAGCTTAGAAAGAAAG TACATCCTGCAGTGGTCATACGGCAGCGCAAGTCTTACCGGCGAAAGGATGGAGTCTTTCTCTACTTTGAGGACAACGCAGGGGTCATCGTCAACAATAAAGGAGAAATGAAAG GTTCTGCTATCACTGGCCCGGTGGCGAAGGAATGTGCTGATCTCTGGCCCAGGATCGCCTCCAACGCTGGCAGTATCGCCTAG